The genomic interval GGAGGTCCTTTTACTGCTTATAAGATCTTCGACGCTGAAGGAACATTCCTCCGCCACTATCTGCTGTATTAGATCCACGCTGACCGGGCCCCTTGATGTGTTTCTGACTATGTCTTTTAGCCATTCGGAGGCGTTATCCACGGTTATAGGCTCGCTGTTAAGCTCCGCGCAGGCTATGACCCTGTTGAGCGCTCCCTCTAGCTCCCTTATGTTGCTTGGTACGTTCTGAGCCAGGTATATAACCACCTCGTAGGGTATGGAGTAGTTTCTAAACTCCGCTTTTTTGGTGAGTATGGCTATTCTCGTCTCGTAGTCCGGCGACTGTATGTCGGTGACCAGCCCCCACTCGAAACGGCTCACCAGCCTGTCCTCTATGGATTTTATGTCCTTCGGCGGCCTATCGGAGCTTAAAACTATCTGTTTTTTGTCGTTGTGCAGGCTGTTGAAGGTGTGGAAAAATTCCTCCTGGGTGCTCTCTTTACCGGCCAGAAACTGTATGTCGTCTATAAGGAGCAGGTCCATCGTTCTGTATCTGTTCCTGAATTCCGAGGTTCTGTTGTTCTTTATGCTTGTTATCAGCTCGTTGGTGAATTTTTCCGAACTGACGTAGGATACCTTCAGGTTTCTGTTGTTCTGGAGGGCGTGGTGCCCTATAGCGTGCATAAGGTGGGTTTTCCCCAGACCGACCCCTCCCCATATGAACAGAGGGTTGTATGCCGCTCCCGGATTTTCCGCCACCGCCAGGCTAGCTGCGTGGGCGAGCCTGTTCGATTTTCCCACAACGAAGGAGGAAAAAAGATAGTTAGGGTTAAGACCGCTTATGTTCGACGAAGACTGAGGTCTTACCGTCTTTTCAGCTCTTTCCTGTTCCTTTCTGTTTTCACCGTCCCCAACGCTTAGCCTGAGTCCCGTTCCATAGCCTAGGTCCACCATGGTTTCCTCCAGGATCTTCATAAATCGGTCCTGTATCTGGACCTTTATAAAGTCGTTTGCCACGTCCAGGGAGAGAAAACCGTCCTCTATCTCCAGAGGTACACATGTCTTGAGCCATATGTCCACCGCTCCTTCCGGTAGCCGTGGAGTGGCCGCTGCGATAATGTCCTGCCAAACCTGTTCAAAGTCTTTCACCGAATGTCACCTCAAGAGGTTCAAATTTTAGGAAATTCGTCCACAAAAGTTATCCACATATCCACAGGTATAATACATCACTATGTGTAAAAAGCGAACCCCATTGTATCAGGGGAGTTACGGATTGCAAAAGTTATCCACACAATTTGACGAATCCTGTCAAAGCCCATCGTAGCTGGAACAGGAGATCTATCCACATTCTATCCACTATTGTGGATAGAAAAACTCACCCTGTAGAGGTGAAGTGGATATTATAATACAGACCGACGGCCTGTGTGGATAAACCGAACCCCTTTACACCCTGGTGGTTATGTGAATAATAGAGATAGAGATTATTCTTACAGGGGGTATCTAGATGTCCACGTATATGAACAACGCAGCGACTAGCTGGCCCAAGCCCGATCCGGTTCCTAAGGCGGTTTTCGATTTTATGGTAGGACGGGGAGCTAACCTGGCCAGAGGTGCTGCTGCCGGAAGGGACCTCGAGACTATGGATATGGTTATGGAGTGCAGGGAAAAGGTAGCTGCACTGTTTGGTGGTCACAAAAAGGGAGATCCTCGTTATGTTTCTTTTTCCTCAAATATAACGGAATCTTTGAATATAGTGCTAAAGGGGTTTTTGAAGCCTGGAATGACGGTGGTTACCTCCTCTATGGAGCACAACGCTGTTATTCGACCTTTGAGGAGCCTGGAAAAAAAGGGGATAAAGCTGGAGATTTTGCCCTGCGATTCCTGTGGAAAACTGGATCCTCATGGCTTTGAATCGCTCTGTGGTTCTAAAAAAGTGGATATGTTGGTGATTGCCCACGGCAGCAACCTGTGCGGAGTTATCCAGGATGTGGATAGTTTATCCAAAATTTGCCGGGAAAAAGATATCCACTTTGTCCTGGACACAGCTCAGACCGCCGGAGTTATCCCCATTTCCGCCTCTGACCTCGATCTCGCCGCCCTGTGTTTTACCGGCCATAAGGGACTGATGGGGCCTCAAGGTGTAGGTGGGATATTGTGGAAGCCCTCCTTCGCCGAGGTCTGCGACCCCTTCGTGGAGGGCGGTACAGGAAGCTTTTCCCACGAGGAATACCAGCCTAAAAGTATGCCCGATAAGTTCGAGTCTGGGACACCTAACCTGCCGGGCATAGCGGGACTTCTGGCGGCTGTTCGGTGGATAGAGGAGATAGGCATCGAAACTATCCACCGCCGGGAGGAGGAACTGGGCTCCAGGCTCTTAGAGGGCCTGAAGGCCGTTCCCGGCGTGGTTT from Dethiosulfovibrio salsuginis carries:
- the dnaA gene encoding chromosomal replication initiator protein DnaA; the protein is MKDFEQVWQDIIAAATPRLPEGAVDIWLKTCVPLEIEDGFLSLDVANDFIKVQIQDRFMKILEETMVDLGYGTGLRLSVGDGENRKEQERAEKTVRPQSSSNISGLNPNYLFSSFVVGKSNRLAHAASLAVAENPGAAYNPLFIWGGVGLGKTHLMHAIGHHALQNNRNLKVSYVSSEKFTNELITSIKNNRTSEFRNRYRTMDLLLIDDIQFLAGKESTQEEFFHTFNSLHNDKKQIVLSSDRPPKDIKSIEDRLVSRFEWGLVTDIQSPDYETRIAILTKKAEFRNYSIPYEVVIYLAQNVPSNIRELEGALNRVIACAELNSEPITVDNASEWLKDIVRNTSRGPVSVDLIQQIVAEECSFSVEDLISSKRTSEIALARQIAMYVCRKHTESSLQQIGLAFNKKDHTTVLHAQKKIEQMLDNNQRVKNIVDNVEKKL
- a CDS encoding aminotransferase class V-fold PLP-dependent enzyme, with product MSTYMNNAATSWPKPDPVPKAVFDFMVGRGANLARGAAAGRDLETMDMVMECREKVAALFGGHKKGDPRYVSFSSNITESLNIVLKGFLKPGMTVVTSSMEHNAVIRPLRSLEKKGIKLEILPCDSCGKLDPHGFESLCGSKKVDMLVIAHGSNLCGVIQDVDSLSKICREKDIHFVLDTAQTAGVIPISASDLDLAALCFTGHKGLMGPQGVGGILWKPSFAEVCDPFVEGGTGSFSHEEYQPKSMPDKFESGTPNLPGIAGLLAAVRWIEEIGIETIHRREEELGSRLLEGLKAVPGVVFHGSSEMEGRLPVFALNIEGLDNGVIAGQLADIGIETRPGLHCAPLAHKTLGSFPQGALRLSVGFFSSEEDVDRTLDAIKALISQG